The following proteins are encoded in a genomic region of Micromonospora olivasterospora:
- a CDS encoding AfsR/SARP family transcriptional regulator has translation MISRDRPAAASEGRRYLRLRCFGGFRLEPDGVPVDWSGVRPRIRTLMRYLAAEAGQPVHRERITAALWPELPDRAAVNNLHVGVSTLRTFLEPGVARGASRFIVRDGSSYRLDVGAGGVCDVSAFEAALAAVRRARSTGEDAAAVAALRGALDHYTGDLLPEEGPAEWVLAGRDRHRTRATEAAVLLARLELNRGRARAAATAARRALELDGYHDYGWRLLVAAQRRAGDVAASQRSQQTYERMLRSLGVARPADTRPVHVTAA, from the coding sequence ATGATTTCGAGGGATCGTCCGGCAGCCGCCTCCGAAGGGCGCCGGTACCTGCGGTTACGCTGCTTCGGCGGATTCCGGCTGGAGCCGGACGGCGTCCCGGTGGACTGGTCGGGCGTGCGCCCCCGGATCCGGACCCTGATGCGTTACCTCGCGGCGGAGGCCGGCCAGCCGGTACACCGGGAGCGGATCACGGCGGCGCTCTGGCCGGAGCTGCCGGACCGGGCCGCGGTCAACAATCTGCACGTCGGCGTCTCGACGCTGCGTACCTTCCTGGAGCCCGGCGTAGCCCGGGGCGCGTCCCGGTTCATCGTTCGCGACGGGTCGTCGTACCGGTTGGACGTGGGGGCGGGTGGTGTCTGTGACGTGTCGGCCTTCGAAGCGGCGCTGGCCGCCGTTCGACGGGCCCGGTCGACGGGCGAGGACGCGGCTGCGGTCGCGGCGCTCCGTGGCGCGCTCGACCACTACACCGGTGACCTGCTGCCCGAGGAGGGACCAGCCGAGTGGGTGCTCGCCGGCCGGGACCGACACCGGACCCGGGCTACGGAGGCGGCGGTGCTGCTCGCCAGGCTGGAGCTGAACCGGGGACGGGCCCGGGCCGCGGCGACGGCGGCCCGGCGGGCGCTGGAGCTGGACGGTTACCACGACTACGGATGGCGGCTACTGGTCGCCGCGCAGCGCCGGGCCGGCGACGTGGCGGCGTCCCAACGCAGCCAGCAGACGTACGAGCGGATGCTCCGCTCGCTCGGCGTCGCCCGGCCGGCCGACACCCGACCCGTGCACGTCACGGCCGCCTGA
- a CDS encoding NADase-type glycan-binding domain-containing protein, with protein MRICDNCGAEVAPGDGFCGTCGAFLAWDATHTAPAPATMTARDAPASDGATPAATATGTPAGTGGTAAAETPARTPTEPTEPAAKPAAGTGDVEHEEHRAQERDLLRAAALVLPVRPADETNPTPPPDRAAVSPPPAADRPPVAGQPGAVLPGRPVAPTPEVRDFAGDRAGGADHVVCPACGTTNRGGSSFCRGCGRPLIATARPAVVVPWWRRLRWPRRRPGRGRLRRLLAVLVALVLVAGAVWAVARFAGPVVDAVRDRTAKPEAVLPSTVTASSEASGHPARSTVDGLNNRYWAPAADWPATGQYVELTFDPPIRLMDLIVHTGASPQQDAFVRQGRPAELTMTLWTRDGTSSTTVLRLTDRPGPQSFHHVTGGVARLRLTVDASYGAQRGRQVALAEIEVFRRP; from the coding sequence GTGAGGATCTGCGACAACTGCGGCGCCGAGGTGGCCCCCGGCGACGGCTTCTGCGGCACCTGCGGCGCCTTCCTTGCCTGGGACGCCACCCACACGGCACCCGCGCCGGCGACCATGACCGCCAGGGACGCCCCAGCCAGCGACGGCGCCACGCCGGCCGCGACTGCGACCGGAACGCCGGCCGGGACGGGCGGGACGGCGGCGGCGGAAACGCCGGCCAGGACTCCGACTGAACCGACTGAACCGGCGGCCAAGCCGGCGGCCGGGACCGGGGACGTCGAGCACGAGGAACACCGGGCGCAGGAGCGGGATCTTCTGCGGGCCGCCGCGCTCGTGCTCCCGGTGCGCCCCGCCGACGAAACCAATCCCACCCCGCCGCCCGACCGCGCCGCCGTCAGCCCACCACCGGCCGCCGACCGGCCTCCCGTCGCCGGCCAACCCGGCGCGGTGCTTCCCGGCCGGCCCGTCGCGCCCACGCCCGAGGTCCGCGACTTCGCCGGTGACCGGGCCGGCGGCGCGGACCACGTGGTCTGCCCGGCCTGTGGGACCACCAACCGGGGCGGCAGCTCGTTCTGCCGGGGGTGCGGCCGGCCGCTGATCGCGACGGCCCGACCGGCGGTGGTCGTACCGTGGTGGCGGCGGCTGCGGTGGCCCCGGCGGCGGCCCGGCCGGGGCCGGCTGCGGCGGCTGCTCGCGGTGCTGGTGGCCCTGGTCCTGGTCGCCGGGGCGGTCTGGGCTGTCGCCCGTTTCGCCGGCCCGGTCGTCGACGCGGTCCGGGACCGGACGGCGAAGCCCGAGGCGGTCCTGCCGAGCACGGTGACGGCCTCCAGTGAGGCGTCCGGCCACCCCGCCCGGTCCACCGTGGACGGCCTGAACAACCGGTACTGGGCGCCCGCCGCCGACTGGCCGGCCACCGGCCAGTACGTGGAGCTGACCTTCGACCCGCCGATCCGGCTGATGGATCTCATCGTGCACACTGGGGCGTCCCCGCAGCAGGACGCGTTCGTCCGGCAGGGGAGGCCGGCCGAGCTGACGATGACCCTGTGGACCAGGGACGGCACGAGCAGCACCACGGTGCTGCGCCTGACCGACCGGCCCGGACCGCAGAGTTTCCACCACGTGACGGGCGGGGTGGCCCGGCTCCGGTTGACCGTTGACGCCAGCTACGGCGCGCAGCGGGGACGGCAGGTGGCGCTGGCCGAGATCGAGGTGTTCAGGCGGCCGTGA
- a CDS encoding phage tail protein: MRVAIEGLATPDPLGRRLPAVYAADDLAQRLTDAYDQVIAPVHATLDSLWAYFDPALAPPDFVDWLGGWVAAGGGRDAAPDERRRVVAGAVARHRVRGTAAGLAEEIRLATGVTPEVAESGGTAWSATPGAELPGSAEPALTVRIRASEPTAALESRLRAVVEANRPAHVPYTVEVLSLDGGPAAGGPR, translated from the coding sequence ATGCGCGTCGCCATCGAGGGGCTGGCCACGCCCGACCCGCTGGGTCGGCGGCTGCCCGCCGTCTACGCCGCCGACGATCTGGCCCAACGCCTGACCGACGCGTACGACCAGGTCATCGCGCCGGTGCACGCCACGCTGGACAGCCTGTGGGCGTACTTCGACCCGGCGCTGGCCCCGCCGGACTTCGTGGACTGGCTGGGTGGCTGGGTCGCCGCCGGGGGCGGGCGCGACGCGGCCCCCGACGAGCGCCGCCGGGTGGTCGCGGGCGCGGTCGCCCGGCACCGGGTGCGCGGCACCGCCGCCGGGCTCGCCGAGGAGATCCGGCTCGCCACCGGCGTTACCCCCGAGGTCGCCGAGAGCGGCGGGACCGCCTGGTCCGCCACCCCGGGTGCGGAGCTGCCCGGCTCCGCCGAGCCCGCCCTGACCGTACGGATCAGGGCGTCCGAGCCCACCGCGGCCCTGGAGTCCCGGCTCCGGGCGGTGGTCGAGGCGAATCGGCCGGCACACGTGCCATACACCGTGGAGGTGCTGTCGCTGGACGGCGGTCCGGCGGCGGGCGGGCCCCGGTGA
- a CDS encoding putative baseplate assembly protein codes for MPLSAPNLDDRRFQQLVDEAKRFIQQRCPEWSDHNVSDPGVTLVETFAHMVDQLLYRLNRVPEKNYLAFLDLIGVRPFPPTAARGDVTFWLSGPQTQPVVLRAGTEVGTERTQTDEAIVFTTAADLAVVPCELTRLRSHPAQGPPMDRTEDLLDGRDVACFPAAPSVGDAMLLGLSAAVPSCAVLLRMDSRVEGVGVDPRQPPLVWEAWTGEDWSPCDVDHDDTGGLNRPGEVVLHMPATHVTSVVAGLRAGWLRCRLVEARPGQPFYAASPTVRSVEAATIGGTVTAVHAETVLGEQVGEAEGVPGQRFTVARSPIVPDEHPLMVETADGAGWLEWTEVDTFNGSGPDDRHVVVDRTAGEILFGPAVRQPDGALRRYGAVPAAGSEVRVRRYRTGGGHSGNVARGALAVLRSSMPYISGVENRSPATGGVDGETVAEARLRGPVQLRAQDRAVTARDYELLARQACPAAARVRCLPAGDGSAAGGVRLLVVPEVVADEEGRLHFEDLVPPDRMLATIAEHLDARRPVGTRLMVEPPFYQGVTVAARLVPRPDTAAAQLRAEATATLYRYLDPVRGGPEGTGWPFGRQVHSGEIFGVLQRLPGVEVVEEVRMFPADPLTGRRGEQVTRIELDRHALAFSHQHQVRVDERPPGA; via the coding sequence ATGCCGCTGTCCGCGCCCAACCTGGACGACCGTCGCTTCCAGCAGCTCGTCGACGAGGCGAAACGCTTCATCCAGCAGCGCTGCCCGGAGTGGAGCGACCACAACGTCTCCGATCCCGGGGTGACCCTGGTCGAAACGTTCGCCCACATGGTCGACCAGCTCCTGTACCGGCTCAACCGGGTGCCGGAGAAGAACTACCTGGCCTTCCTCGACCTGATCGGCGTCCGGCCGTTCCCGCCCACGGCCGCCCGGGGGGACGTCACGTTCTGGCTCTCGGGCCCGCAGACCCAGCCGGTGGTGCTGCGCGCCGGCACCGAGGTCGGCACGGAACGGACCCAGACCGACGAGGCCATCGTGTTCACCACCGCCGCGGACCTGGCGGTGGTGCCCTGCGAGCTGACCCGGCTGCGCAGCCACCCCGCTCAGGGCCCTCCAATGGACCGGACCGAGGATCTGCTCGACGGCCGGGACGTGGCCTGCTTCCCGGCCGCCCCCTCGGTCGGGGACGCCATGCTGCTCGGTCTCTCCGCCGCAGTCCCCTCCTGCGCGGTCCTGCTGCGGATGGACAGCCGGGTGGAGGGCGTCGGCGTGGACCCGCGCCAGCCGCCGCTGGTGTGGGAGGCGTGGACCGGCGAGGACTGGTCGCCCTGCGATGTCGACCACGACGACACGGGCGGGCTGAACAGGCCGGGCGAGGTGGTACTGCACATGCCGGCCACCCACGTCACCTCCGTGGTGGCCGGGTTGCGGGCCGGCTGGCTGCGGTGCCGGCTGGTCGAGGCCCGACCCGGCCAGCCCTTCTACGCCGCCTCCCCGACCGTGCGCTCGGTCGAGGCGGCCACGATCGGCGGCACGGTCACCGCCGTGCACGCAGAGACCGTCCTCGGCGAGCAGGTCGGGGAGGCCGAGGGGGTGCCCGGCCAGCGATTCACGGTGGCCCGGTCGCCGATCGTCCCCGACGAGCACCCGCTGATGGTGGAGACCGCCGATGGTGCGGGGTGGCTGGAGTGGACCGAGGTGGACACGTTTAACGGATCCGGGCCGGACGACCGGCACGTCGTCGTCGACCGGACCGCCGGGGAGATCCTGTTCGGACCGGCCGTCCGGCAACCCGATGGCGCCCTGCGCCGGTACGGCGCCGTACCCGCCGCCGGGTCGGAGGTCCGGGTCCGGCGCTACCGCACTGGGGGCGGACACAGCGGCAACGTCGCCCGGGGCGCCCTGGCCGTCCTGCGCAGCTCCATGCCATACATCTCGGGGGTGGAGAACCGGAGCCCGGCCACCGGCGGCGTTGACGGGGAGACAGTGGCGGAGGCCCGGCTGCGCGGGCCGGTGCAGCTGCGCGCGCAGGACCGGGCGGTGACCGCCCGCGACTACGAGCTGCTGGCCCGGCAGGCCTGCCCCGCCGCGGCCCGGGTCCGGTGCCTGCCCGCCGGTGACGGCAGCGCGGCCGGCGGGGTCCGGCTGCTGGTCGTGCCGGAGGTGGTCGCCGACGAGGAGGGCCGACTCCACTTCGAGGACCTGGTGCCTCCGGACAGGATGCTCGCCACCATCGCCGAGCACCTCGACGCCCGCCGCCCGGTGGGCACCCGGCTCATGGTGGAGCCGCCCTTCTACCAGGGCGTCACGGTCGCGGCCAGGCTTGTTCCCCGCCCCGACACGGCTGCCGCACAGCTCCGCGCGGAGGCGACGGCCACCCTGTACCGGTACCTCGACCCGGTACGCGGCGGGCCGGAGGGGACCGGGTGGCCGTTCGGGCGGCAGGTGCACTCCGGGGAGATCTTCGGGGTCCTGCAACGGCTGCCGGGGGTCGAGGTGGTCGAGGAGGTACGGATGTTCCCCGCCGACCCGCTGACCGGCCGCCGGGGCGAGCAGGTGACCCGGATCGAGCTGGACCGGCACGCCCTCGCCTTCTCCCACCAGCACCAGGTCCGGGTCGACGAGCGCCCGCCGGGCGCCTGA
- a CDS encoding GPW/gp25 family protein produces MAEQFIGAGWAFPLRTDATGGIALVDREREIIEAIQLILGTAPGERPMRPEFGCGVHDYVFAPADENTAGRIAFEVRRALDRWEPRIDVHDVVIGFDAEDAGLLYIDVRYSIRGTNDPRNLVFPFYVIPSHEESTA; encoded by the coding sequence GTGGCGGAGCAGTTCATCGGGGCGGGCTGGGCGTTCCCGCTGCGTACCGACGCCACCGGCGGGATCGCCCTGGTCGACCGGGAGCGGGAGATCATCGAGGCGATCCAGCTCATCCTCGGCACCGCCCCGGGCGAGCGGCCGATGCGGCCGGAGTTCGGCTGCGGGGTGCATGACTACGTCTTCGCCCCCGCCGACGAGAACACCGCCGGGCGCATCGCCTTCGAGGTACGCCGGGCACTGGACCGGTGGGAGCCTCGGATCGACGTCCACGACGTCGTGATCGGCTTTGACGCCGAGGACGCCGGGTTGCTCTACATCGACGTCCGGTACTCGATCCGGGGCACCAACGACCCCCGCAACCTGGTCTTCCCGTTCTACGTCATCCCGTCCCACGAGGAAAGCACCGCCTGA
- a CDS encoding PAAR domain-containing protein has product MPPAARIGDQISHLATGLTPGLPTGTIGPPGGRALPPGIPSAPLLGVNSVLIAGKPAAVVGTVCVCDKPPQHAVHLLTNRIVPAVPPPLRRVLIGGHQAARRGDATTCRAVVSTGAPTVLIGG; this is encoded by the coding sequence ATGCCACCGGCCGCGCGCATCGGTGACCAGATCAGCCACCTCGCCACCGGGCTTACCCCCGGGTTACCCACCGGGACGATCGGCCCACCCGGCGGGCGGGCCCTGCCACCCGGAATACCCAGCGCCCCGCTGCTCGGCGTCAACAGCGTGCTCATCGCCGGCAAGCCCGCCGCCGTGGTCGGCACCGTCTGCGTCTGCGACAAGCCGCCGCAGCACGCCGTACACCTGCTGACCAACCGGATCGTGCCGGCCGTTCCGCCGCCGCTGCGCCGGGTGCTGATCGGCGGGCACCAGGCCGCGCGCCGGGGCGACGCCACCACCTGCCGGGCCGTGGTGAGCACCGGCGCGCCGACCGTGCTGATCGGCGGGTGA
- a CDS encoding LysM peptidoglycan-binding domain-containing protein produces the protein MRSRAGKVAAHLQRYQPPTSGGSQPGGTLGGPIAFMFNPQQLALTKSANWIPHVVRGAADVGVAEFSGSGPRTLSLEIFLDTTDTHSRSVQERVDALLTCCVPTKASIAAKAPSPPWVKFAWGQFQTVSFYSYVSQINATYSLFDPDGTPLRATCSLMLNEVSGATRGQNPTSGSRTARRVHRLVAGDSLELLAHREYGDPTAWRVIAEANDIDDPVRLRTGSQLLLPAPDELRTQEGPHVQR, from the coding sequence ATGCGGTCGCGGGCCGGCAAGGTGGCGGCGCACCTCCAGCGGTACCAGCCGCCCACGTCCGGCGGGAGCCAGCCCGGCGGGACCCTCGGCGGGCCGATCGCCTTCATGTTCAACCCGCAGCAGCTCGCCCTGACCAAGTCGGCGAACTGGATCCCGCACGTGGTACGCGGCGCGGCGGACGTCGGCGTCGCCGAGTTCAGCGGGTCCGGGCCCCGGACGCTGAGCCTGGAGATCTTTCTCGACACGACGGACACCCACTCCCGCAGCGTCCAGGAACGGGTCGACGCTCTACTCACCTGCTGCGTGCCGACGAAGGCGAGCATCGCGGCGAAGGCGCCGTCTCCGCCGTGGGTGAAGTTCGCCTGGGGGCAGTTCCAGACCGTCTCCTTCTACTCGTACGTCAGCCAGATCAACGCCACGTACAGCCTGTTCGACCCGGACGGCACCCCGCTGCGGGCCACCTGCTCGCTGATGCTCAACGAGGTCAGCGGCGCCACCCGCGGGCAGAACCCGACGTCGGGCAGCCGCACCGCTCGCCGGGTGCACCGGCTGGTGGCCGGGGACTCCCTGGAGCTGCTGGCCCACCGCGAGTACGGGGACCCAACCGCGTGGCGGGTCATCGCGGAGGCCAACGACATCGACGACCCGGTCCGGCTGCGGACAGGCAGCCAACTGCTGCTGCCAGCCCCCGACGAACTGCGCACCCAGGAGGGGCCCCATGTCCAGCGGTGA
- a CDS encoding phage tail protein produces MAGGDPGTSVHFRLQVDGIDLGDWNSCDGLGCEVELEQYQEGGNNEFVWQLPSRLRYTNVTLTRPLTRDTAKVSSYLAQLPSGVRRGTAQIAALRPDLALLVQWGLADVVLVRWSGPSFDPNRSEVASESIELAYHGFLEVG; encoded by the coding sequence ATGGCCGGTGGCGACCCCGGGACGAGCGTCCACTTCCGGCTCCAGGTCGACGGCATCGACCTGGGCGACTGGAACAGCTGTGACGGCCTCGGCTGCGAAGTGGAGCTGGAGCAGTACCAGGAGGGCGGCAACAACGAGTTCGTCTGGCAGCTCCCCTCGCGGTTGCGGTACACGAACGTCACCCTGACCCGCCCGCTGACCCGGGACACCGCCAAGGTCTCCAGCTACCTCGCCCAACTGCCCAGCGGGGTGCGCCGAGGGACCGCGCAGATCGCGGCGCTCCGGCCCGACCTGGCGCTGCTGGTGCAGTGGGGGCTGGCCGACGTGGTCCTGGTGCGGTGGTCGGGGCCGTCCTTCGACCCGAACCGCTCCGAAGTGGCCAGCGAGAGCATCGAGCTGGCGTACCACGGTTTCCTGGAGGTCGGCTGA
- a CDS encoding DUF6760 family protein, translating into MTYGADRLQEEVSYVAYHFHWPRAEILDLTHAERARYVGEIARINTRMNEGQ; encoded by the coding sequence GTGACGTACGGGGCCGACCGGCTCCAGGAGGAGGTCTCGTACGTCGCTTACCACTTCCACTGGCCGCGCGCCGAGATCCTCGATCTCACCCACGCCGAGCGGGCCCGGTACGTGGGTGAGATCGCCCGCATCAACACCAGGATGAACGAAGGTCAGTGA
- a CDS encoding phage tail protein: MASGDTLIVHSFQVELGGIQVELVQEVSGLTVELDSIEVKSVTPTGELIIRKIPGARKAGEVTITRGLDQSSAFTDWIKETFLKGAVEAARQNISIILNNADKSETRRFDLTNAWVSRWEGPGLKAGDPTAATEKVTVVYEEISAQ, translated from the coding sequence ATGGCCAGTGGTGACACCCTCATCGTGCACAGCTTCCAGGTGGAGCTGGGCGGCATCCAGGTGGAGCTGGTGCAGGAGGTCAGCGGCCTGACCGTCGAGCTGGACTCGATCGAGGTCAAGTCGGTGACCCCCACCGGCGAGCTGATCATCCGCAAGATTCCCGGGGCCCGGAAGGCCGGCGAGGTGACCATCACCCGGGGGCTCGACCAGAGCAGCGCCTTCACCGACTGGATCAAGGAGACGTTCCTCAAGGGCGCGGTAGAGGCGGCCCGGCAGAACATCAGCATCATCCTCAACAACGCCGACAAGTCCGAGACCCGGCGCTTCGACCTGACCAACGCGTGGGTGAGCAGGTGGGAGGGGCCGGGGCTCAAGGCTGGCGACCCGACGGCGGCGACCGAGAAGGTCACCGTGGTGTACGAAGAGATCAGCGCGCAATGA
- a CDS encoding phage tail sheath family protein, which translates to MPTYLSPGVYVEEVQSGSRPIEGVGTAVAAFLGFAEKGSFHTPTLVTNWSQYVQLFGGMVEGAYLAHAVYGYFANGGGVCYVVRIGDPSAGGKSGGRGAQKSLPAGESSALGTFRVATLPAAGGEVTVEVADVEGEGASEDRFRLIVHSDGKPVEEYDGSFRRSKTSVVNQVRERSKLITMEEATPSNSLARPANQTVTLAPPAAPADALPATLSADEFVGDVDSRTGLAGLEAIDEITMVAAPDLIGAYQQGVVDLEAVKAAQLALISHCEQMGDRMVLLDPPPELTAQQVRGWRQDGAGYDSRYAALYYPWVKVFDPSTGRAVFVPPSGHLAGLWSRNDTERGVHKAPANEVVRGVVDLQNNVTKGEQDLLNPIGVNCIRAFPGRGVRVWGARTLSSDPAWRYINVRRLFNYVEESILLGTQWVVFEPNDQRLWGTIRRNVAAFLTEEWRRGALFGATAAEAFYVKCDHETNPPEVIDRGQVVCEIGICPVKPAEFVVFRLAQFSDSTSLVSD; encoded by the coding sequence ATGCCGACGTACCTGTCCCCAGGCGTGTACGTGGAGGAGGTGCAGAGCGGTTCGCGTCCCATCGAGGGCGTCGGCACCGCAGTCGCTGCCTTCCTGGGATTCGCCGAGAAGGGGTCCTTCCACACGCCGACCCTGGTCACCAACTGGAGCCAGTACGTCCAGCTCTTCGGGGGAATGGTCGAGGGCGCCTATCTGGCGCACGCGGTGTACGGGTACTTCGCCAACGGCGGCGGCGTCTGCTACGTCGTCCGGATCGGCGATCCGTCGGCCGGCGGCAAGAGCGGTGGCCGGGGCGCGCAGAAGTCGCTGCCGGCCGGTGAGTCGTCGGCGCTCGGCACGTTCCGGGTGGCCACCCTGCCGGCCGCCGGTGGCGAGGTCACCGTGGAGGTCGCCGACGTCGAGGGCGAGGGGGCCAGCGAGGACCGGTTCCGGCTGATCGTCCACTCCGACGGCAAGCCGGTCGAGGAGTACGACGGTTCCTTCCGGCGCAGCAAGACCTCCGTGGTCAACCAGGTCCGCGAGCGGTCCAAGCTGATCACCATGGAGGAAGCCACCCCGTCCAACTCCCTGGCCCGGCCGGCCAACCAGACGGTCACCCTGGCCCCGCCCGCAGCACCCGCCGACGCCCTGCCGGCGACCCTGTCGGCCGATGAGTTCGTCGGGGACGTCGACTCCCGCACCGGCCTGGCCGGGCTGGAGGCCATCGACGAGATCACCATGGTCGCCGCGCCGGACCTGATAGGGGCGTACCAGCAGGGGGTCGTCGACCTGGAGGCGGTCAAGGCCGCCCAGCTCGCCCTGATCTCGCACTGCGAGCAGATGGGTGACCGGATGGTCCTGCTCGACCCGCCGCCGGAGCTGACCGCCCAGCAGGTGCGCGGCTGGCGGCAGGACGGGGCCGGGTACGATTCCCGGTACGCGGCCCTCTACTACCCCTGGGTGAAGGTCTTCGACCCGAGCACCGGACGGGCGGTGTTCGTGCCGCCCAGCGGCCACCTGGCCGGCCTCTGGTCCCGCAACGACACCGAGCGGGGGGTGCACAAGGCGCCCGCCAACGAGGTGGTCCGGGGCGTCGTCGACCTGCAGAACAACGTCACCAAGGGTGAGCAGGACCTGCTGAACCCGATCGGAGTCAACTGCATCCGGGCCTTTCCTGGCCGCGGCGTCCGGGTCTGGGGCGCGCGGACCCTCTCCTCGGACCCGGCCTGGCGCTACATCAATGTCCGGCGGCTGTTCAACTACGTCGAGGAGTCCATTCTGCTCGGCACGCAGTGGGTCGTGTTCGAGCCGAACGACCAGCGCCTGTGGGGCACCATCCGGCGCAACGTCGCCGCCTTCCTCACCGAGGAGTGGCGGCGGGGCGCCCTGTTCGGGGCGACTGCGGCCGAGGCCTTCTACGTCAAGTGCGACCACGAGACCAACCCCCCGGAGGTGATCGACCGGGGTCAGGTGGTATGCGAGATCGGCATCTGCCCGGTCAAGCCCGCCGAGTTCGTCGTCTTCCGCCTGGCGCAGTTCTCCGACAGCACCAGCCTGGTTAGCGACTGA
- a CDS encoding DUF4157 domain-containing protein — translation MGNRAAAGMVEQDRHEHADCGHPPAEQVQRSVASVLGSRGRPLDDATRGDMEARLGSDFSDVRIHDDSAARASAAGIGARAYTSGNHVVLGDGGTDRHTLAHELTHVIQQRLGPVAGTDNGAGLRISDPGDRFERDAEANAARALTTGPAPQMAQDTIELPPLTLPGAQTPVQRTPKADVGGTATSSSRSEPYPGDGGRSTRSSTRRKNQPDLPEANLNSLRLSFTSEYEGPATQRLDEKQDIGFYQVATLHAPENLPRSVTALYDFRQQVKDSFVYYERVEDDGDFEKREQRPSAWVQDGPYQPEYDDAPEAISVGSNSIEFNDHPGWSGRVAMTPGSWLARYSVSFRWKVKRRDARGGTWTSPAVTHNFTSPFAPNNPVESAPVTATPAENTAWDVTLA, via the coding sequence GTGGGCAACCGCGCGGCGGCGGGGATGGTCGAGCAGGACCGGCACGAGCACGCGGACTGCGGACACCCGCCGGCCGAGCAGGTGCAGCGGTCGGTCGCCTCGGTGCTCGGCTCCCGCGGGCGGCCGTTGGACGACGCGACCCGGGGCGACATGGAGGCCCGGCTGGGGTCGGACTTCTCCGACGTGCGGATCCACGACGACTCGGCGGCCCGGGCGTCGGCGGCCGGGATCGGGGCGCGGGCGTACACCTCCGGCAATCACGTGGTCCTCGGTGACGGGGGCACGGACCGGCACACCCTGGCACACGAGTTGACCCATGTAATACAGCAGCGGTTGGGGCCGGTGGCCGGCACCGACAACGGGGCCGGGCTGCGGATCAGCGACCCTGGTGACCGGTTCGAGCGGGACGCCGAGGCGAACGCCGCTCGCGCCCTCACCACCGGCCCCGCACCGCAGATGGCACAGGACACCATCGAGTTGCCCCCGCTGACGCTGCCGGGGGCGCAGACCCCGGTGCAGCGGACGCCGAAGGCGGATGTGGGGGGCACGGCGACGTCGAGCAGTCGCAGCGAGCCGTACCCGGGTGACGGGGGTCGTAGCACCCGTTCCAGCACCAGGAGGAAGAATCAGCCGGACCTGCCGGAGGCGAACCTCAACAGCCTACGGCTGAGCTTCACCTCCGAGTACGAGGGTCCGGCCACGCAGCGACTAGACGAGAAGCAGGACATCGGCTTCTACCAGGTCGCCACCCTGCACGCGCCGGAGAACCTGCCCCGTAGCGTGACTGCGTTATACGACTTCAGGCAGCAGGTCAAGGACAGCTTCGTCTACTACGAGCGCGTGGAGGACGACGGGGACTTCGAGAAGAGGGAGCAGCGTCCCAGCGCCTGGGTGCAGGACGGTCCCTACCAACCGGAGTACGACGATGCCCCGGAGGCGATCTCCGTGGGGAGCAACAGCATCGAGTTCAACGACCACCCGGGATGGTCGGGCCGGGTGGCCATGACTCCCGGCTCCTGGCTCGCCAGGTACTCGGTCAGCTTTAGGTGGAAGGTCAAGCGCCGGGACGCCAGGGGCGGCACCTGGACCAGCCCGGCGGTAACCCACAACTTCACCTCCCCTTTCGCCCCCAACAACCCGGTGGAGTCCGCACCGGTCACGGCGACTCCCGCTGAAAACACCGCCTGGGACGTCACGCTCGCCTAG